One region of Armigeres subalbatus isolate Guangzhou_Male chromosome 3, GZ_Asu_2, whole genome shotgun sequence genomic DNA includes:
- the LOC134220343 gene encoding waprin-Thr1, producing the protein MAKFLVLALVVLASVAAINAASFGQCPVASKVQTCTPKCLSDVDCSTSGGKCCPNTCNYKSCVSPNQLSQSASTGNKYQSGGAGTYCGNVKCSAHEKCDLDKSTKRQKCVRA; encoded by the exons ATGG CAAAATTCTTGGTTCTGGCACTTGTGGTATTGGCATCGGTTGCCGCAATCAACGCTGCAT CTTTCGGCCAGTGTCCTGTGGCTTCTAAGGTGCAAACATGTACTCCGAAATGTTTGAGCGATGTCGATTGCAGTACTAGTGGTGGAAAATGTTGCCCGAACACATGCAACTATAAATCATGTGTGAGTCCCAATCAACTTTCGCAGAGTGCATCAACTGGTAACAAAT ATCAATCTGGAGGGGCTGGAACCTACTGTGGAAATGTGAAGTGCAGTGCTCACGAGAAGTGCGACTTGGACAAATCTACTAAACGGCAAAAGTGTGTACGagcttga
- the LOC134222557 gene encoding uncharacterized protein LOC134222557, giving the protein MLTALKKPSGEYHSFSPQSSGTAQPGINVNSAQLKAPFENVQRNQSMLVSQPPEMQNSLPLLNQVKPKIHIQAPNVPLFVAASKMALNCSTDTLNSTRKIIPGERFAQAKSPSSQSLRRQPPMLQEQGTPDTSVVTSASTSFFVNTLMPSELPPIIQSPVELFSEAAINAMPIDTVSTHEVNQRQSAPNYCNAEEVIIVPETNTTSMANHPITDSDGFVTYEELKRDLRDFIHTTVEDVVKNCFNEHFSKLAALTEMNKKHVNKSPTEIDDPVENHKRIDNETQLHDWNVKLGNDDLCAQYLIYFTRIIPPNSYANNGDSACYTIVDCLFTREFWTRFTWTGISRGQKSKRGFREFGNVLQLLVKLVGIGDPTYSAQQLEMFCRTRLFRYSKSRSSNKQLRRSACRPGRKHKDVRANEDIKHENPLDIVDVLQSDSAEESEYQDETMDREAIEADIENDDEEVDDFNSSNEMLE; this is encoded by the exons ATGCTCACAG CTCTCAAGAAACCATCTGGCGAATATCATTCGTTCTCTCCACAATCGTCAGGAACTGCGCAACCAGGTATCAATGTGAATAGTGCTCAATTGAAAGCCCCATTCGAAAATGTCCAGCGAAATCAGTCGATGCTCGTATCACAGCCACCTGAAATGCAGAACTCACTGCCATTGTTAAATCAAGTCAAGCCAAAGATACACATCCAAGCTCCCAACGTTCCTTTATTTGTGGCTGCATCGAAAATGGCGCTAAACTGTAGCACTGATACGTTAAACTCGACACGTAAAATCATACCCGGAGAACGATTCGCTCAAGCAAAGTCACCATCGTCACAGTCGTTGCGGCGGCAACCACCGATGCTACAGGAACAAGGAACTCCAGATACATCCGTCGTGACATCAGCATCCACttcattttttgtaaacacTTTGATGCCGTCCGAGTTACCTCCGATTATACAGTCGCCCGTTGAACTGTTTAGCGAAGCAGCGATCAACGCTATGCCTATCG ATACAGTGTCAACCCACGAGGTGAACCAGCGGCAGTCGGCGCCGAATTATTGCAATGCAGAAGAAGTTATCATTGTACCGGAGACAAATACAACAAGCATGGCAAACCATCCCATTACAG ATTCCGACGGGTTCGTTACATACGAGGAGCTGAAGAGAGACCTTCGTGATTTTATTCATACTACAGTAGAAGATGTAGTAAAAAATTGCTTCAATGAACATTTCTCAAAACTGGCGGCCTTGAcggaaatgaataaaaagcaTGTGAATAAGTCACCTACGGAAATCGACGATCCAGTTGAAAATCACAAACGTATAGATAATGAAACTCAGCTACATGACTGGAACGTTAAATTAGGAAATGACGATCTCTGCGCACAATAT ctgaTTTACTTTACACGGATCATTCCACCGAACTCATATGCGAATAATGGCGACAGCGCTTGCTATACCATCGTCGATTGCCTTTTCACAAGGGAGTTCTGGACCCGTTTTACGTGGACCGGAATCAGTCGTGGGCAAAAATCCAAAAGAGGATTCAGAGAGTTTGGAAATGTGTTGCAACTTCTTGTCAAACTAGTTGGCATCGGAGACCCTACTTATAGTGCTCAACAATTGGAGATGTTCTGTAGAACCCGCCTTTTCCGCTACAGTAAATCAAGAAGCTCGAATAAACAACTGCGCAGGTCCGCATGCCGCCCGGGACGTAAACATAAGGATGTTCGAGCCAATGAAGATATCAAGCATGAAAATCCACTAGATATAGTTGATGTGCTTCAAAGCGACAGTGCTGAAGAAAGTGAATATCAGGATGAGACGATGGATCGAGAGGCAATCGAGGCCGATATTGAGAATGATGATGAAGAAGTTGATGATTTCAATTCAAGTAACGAAATGTTGGAATAA
- the LOC134220342 gene encoding uncharacterized protein LOC134220342 — translation MSFKYAVVILIGLATVSLAAPQSNYPNGFNPNLPVKSDQDRYEAVPNGPQGSVRNNERNLRKVDDETLEQIQAKSAHYSYDSSITDTISDQTVQRQETREGLALKGMYAYSDGFYKREVHYVADDKGYRVVKEISTPIGDGPQEDPNGKADVSSSLSGSYSITADDIARPLNKKLAKKV, via the coding sequence ATGTCGTTCAAGTACGCAGTCGTGATATTGATCGGGCTTGCCACGGTGAGTCTAGCTGCACCCCAAAGCAATTACCCTAATGGCTTCAATCCAAACCTACCTGTGAAAAGCGATCAGGATCGGTACGAAGCTGTTCCTAATGGACCTCAAGGATCCGTGAGAAACAATGAAAGGAATCTACGAAAAGTTGACGATGAAACTCTGGAGCAGATCCAAGCCAAATCTGCGCACTACTCTTATGACTCGTCGATCACGGATACGATCAGTGATCAAACCGTTCAAAGGCAGGAAACACGTGAAGGACTAGCTCTGAAGGGAATGTACGCCTACAGTGATGGGTTCTACAAGCGTGAAGTTCATTACGTTGCGGACGATAAGGGTTACCGAGTGGTTAAGGAGATTTCCACACCCATTGGAGATGGACCGCAAGAAGATCCTAATGGAAAAGCTGATGTGTCATCATCCCTGTCCGGATCGTATTCGATTACAGCCGACGACATTGCACGGCCGTTGAACAAGAAGCTTGCGAAAAAGGTGTAA